ctattactaggtACAAATTTAGGTACGCAACTCAAAAGCGCGCGCGCCACAACACCATGCAAATCCACAAGGCTTGCGCAAACCGGCAAAAAGAACTATATATTTATTGATCAGGGTTTTCGTTTGCTGTTAGATCTACTTCATGAAAGTAGTCTGATTAAAGAAAAAGTCAATATTATTCAGTCCTTGGAGCTTAATACTATTTAACAGGTATGCCCATGAAAACAATAAGGGTTTACCACAGACACAAAAaacaatttattatatagatactgatgaaataccaggatttctccttttactaaaaaatcatatcttcaccgcgcgcagtgaacgtatcatttttatctttcacatgtgaggatatagctgtcgtcatggtaacgaacacgattagccaataaaacgcgagcttcctcttcattgtacgatacttttgtgctttaatgtAATTCTTCtccactacattaacatttttattgcaaattttacattatcatgatttgtttttcacaactttcatatcttgtttcatgttacacaacacgcgtgttttagtggttggtgaacactttttcatcatttcgaaaatgaataaaacaagttgttttgaatctagacatttcatcaatatctatataataaacagaacattacatggccgcttggggatacgaattttatcttctcgtgctgaaaaaatccctcactcgttcgcttcgctcactcgtgagagatactttcagcactcgaagataaaattcgtatccccgcgcggccatgtaatatcatTTCGTTTTCCCTCGCAGGCGTTTCTATGCGTTGACTGCCGATTCAGCAGCTTCTCTACCTGCCTATCGATCGTGATCAGCATCGCAAAACAGCATCGAAAAACAGAGAACGCTGCCACAAAAGATAAATAATTGTGATCACATCATAAATCAGTAAAATGTCAGTTTACACTGAATTTGTTTTAACCTAAAGACAAGTTTTTTTTCGACGACAAATTTATCTTTAAGCTTTTCACTGTTactagcggagctccgcgcgcgccgcaggcgcgcgcgcgcggagcaccgtagttaagaaaatatggtaacccatcgatgtgagaaaatttggttttatagccatgacgtcataaacgtccgtacgtacaacgtacgtacaacggaccgtacaacgtacgtacgtacgtccgtccgccccttcatgtatgccaatgtgaccagtacacgtaaccatatcacgggctcaaatttagagctcatcaaggaggcaatactccatttcacactaactagtttacagcatacatctttgatattggacatcaatgttatggtaaattgacacctgtcaaaacaaggtatccgctgaccagtattacgtgactatatagcgggctcaagttagaccttatcgagatcagctgtttttttgaagttgatcgctgaccagggactggttgttggttggatcgcaggcccaagccaggtcagacacacacacacctgatcgagccacgctacgtcagcaaagctcttgacagtcgatgcttttcgtgttcaggtactgtttggaaaatatatttttcttgcatttttcgctggtttcagtccaggtttaacataatatagctgtggtcaggacacactggtggctatgtagttattcaagtcaagcattggagcgatataaacttgaagctgagtgtttattttgaatttgttttgaactgctttttgctctgaattgcagtttttggtatgtgttaagatttttaattttgaatctactaaggttgcaagatgcctggacggcctatgacagaagagcagaaacgaaagaagagagaaagaggacgagaacgacaaaacggtacaccagtaatagcttaaagttggtggaagaagttactccacaaattcttttcttgggcactaaaccgtttgttatttctacggatgagttatttcaagtggatgcatatttctaaaaagttgtttagtcgttttttcctttgctcaggaatgaaactcgaatttttattgttaactggaattaaataacaatcatctgtagtctttttggacagaaataatcgatcttttgctcatttgtttggctttaaaatgcgagcgaacaagaagtttttttactccgcttgcctaattgtttttcgatgtgcctcgacagtgacaagaaaattttgcacttatgttctacacatgtaatcgcaatgagttctcgtaaaaagtaaggagaagtatcaccagcttgtgtttttagaagtttgtttagagcacatacaggtaatttgttggagatcttgtttgaagtttgtcctttctagccgattctggttctaagacaagctggcgtgtttcaatgaagtacatcaaaatctaaatgatctcgttttctgagataaagtggaataaataaagtacgatctgtcacatcacgagctatagtacgtctgtgagttctaattttagcgtgattcctattcgctggcttttgacagtcgactctgaaatggcttctttccttttccgttcgcttgctgaggatttgtttgtttccttttcaaactcttgcgattcaagaaaaattaattgcgtaactggtgaattcaacagtagatttcgctggaaaaaccgatatcacactcatcccttcgtgattcatgcgatcagtcaggttttcaggtgaaattaaccgtggaattcactagttaggcagcgaagaaaatgacataattaagcaatttccgggaaaaccaaaaggcggacagttccaaagccttttattttcactaatcctacagccagtaggaataaacaaaccgggagctccgcttttaggcttggctaaatctatatattaccctAAAACAGGCTCTAAGGCAGCACAGCAAATAGGCCGAGGAAAAGTCGACAAGCGAGGCAAGCCGACTGCAAAGTTATTTCTCCATCTTACTTACCGGCTGCACTATTGCACAGTTTTAAAAGCGACAGTGGGTTAAAGCGTGAATTTTAGTGTCTTAGGTCAAAAAGTACGCATTTGGAAGGTTTGCTGCTGATGATCTGTTTATTGCACATGTAAGCTGCAATAAAACTCAATACCGGAGATGATTGTCACACCTTTAATAAAATCTCCACTGGCCTCCCATATTCTCATTTCGACATTccccgttttcaaaatttctattGTAGGGATTCCCCGTTCCCCACTCCTCGATCCCCAGGTtcgaaatttaaagaaaacctttaaatttctatctcgcattttctagttttttaCCTCGCATTTTCCAGTTTGTTATCTAGAATTTTCTAGTGTTTTATCTTGCATTTTCCagtttatctcgcattttctatccCGCATCTTCTAGTTTTTTATCAAGCATTTTCTAGTTTGTTATGTCGCATTTTCTATCGCATTTTCTAGTTTTGTTATCTCAAATTTACATGGTTTATTTTTCTCCACCCATGATTATCTCGTATGTACCCTACAGGCTTCCGTAGGTttttggccgaatttttttgcggttttggatgatttttttcttcggttttgcggtttctaatacaccccaatgtccccctgaATATTTTATGAGTTTTTTCGATGAGAtatcaaaaggccaagtggatgttatgcataatcgggcaagttcggtcgatcaagttgcgcgtgtgacccgtaccgggcgttataaatattttttcacaaattgttcccgaatcgtcaagtatccgcacagaagacaagaacatcattctaaaagcttattctacgcaaaaagtaggttaaACATATACAGGCAAAAACTAACGGTAAAAaagtccgacgtttcggcgacatcttggcgccattgtcaagggaaactaaattaaatatgcgatctcgAAAGTAACTAAaaagagtccagagtcattaatttgcattaGTTACTCTTGagtagtttcccttgacaatggcgccaagatgtcgccgaaacgtcggacttttttatcgttagtttttgcctGTATAAGTTTATCTAAATCATTGTTTAttaaaaagtaggttctggaggtaattttgagagtggaaatcaagtttaccgCAGACGATAAATACAAAGTCACGaggcatggtatatttaattaacttaacgcaacagaaagacgctaacctcattttgacacgaaaatgctttactatcgGCATAAagactatccagttaagctcgcatattacaaaacacgatgaattcataaaggtcaccttttccagcgaaaatttttttgaaacaaacaacatatttgctattagaggcaatctttctttcaaaaaattcttggctgtcacatttccaataattttttttaactgagGACTGTGCAGCggaacagagatcacagatccacttaaggtgttcgattccttctctgtctttaatttgttgaacccataagttaccagagaattttccatatggtttcagtgttctacataacagtacacttggtaaaatattagaaatacaagTCACTtggatttcggctcgacgggcgatagttgttgtcgaagtccattactcctcAGTtgtaagattccagatatttatttttcaccaccaGTCTTATTTATACAactgacgttccattctttagctccatatgggtatattttgtttaaagatgcactgaAACAGGAAGTGCACTTTAGACCCtgagaaaactgcaagaaaggaaaggaaagaaactttatttaagtgtctagtcgatctagcgctggagcgctaattggggacactgtaaactgaaatgaacaatgaaagtaaatcaagtcaaatgttggtttttgaggagaggggaaaccggagtgtccggaggaaacctctcggtgcagagtagagaaccaacaaactcaacccacatatgtcgccgagtccgggaatcaaacccgggccacattggtgggaggcgagtgctctcaccactgcgctatccctgcaccccaagatAGGCTTCGTGTATTGGGCtgacttaaattcttatcaGAGAGAAACTGGAGCGTATAAATTTTATGCTTTGGCTTAGATGTTTGCGGCCCTTCACAGAATCACTACCGTAGAATTCGAATGGTTGAAACTTTTTGGTCCTGTGCGATTCAAACCTATTCGTGTCGTTCGCTTGGgattgatatcatatttacatttctttccgcgcTGTTTCGTGTGAATAACCCCATTTCTTGTAGTCCTTCGGTTCAACTGATTtaaggtttgctttatttttcaaatcgaagaaacactgagtacgaacgatcggttcgcaatacaaaaacattaaatcaatCGTTAGAGACGACCATCGCCAAAAACAGTCTGAAAATTTTTAGCTTAAAAGTAATGGATGcttttttttcaagctttctttttgcTGCTATCCAAGTGGTGTTCATTgcgcttgaaggtaatggttctcgtgcagttcaactttaatatatatttgtattcgtatttatatatttccatggCGCCTTCAGTTTTACTAGTAGATAAAACGACACCATACCCTATCTAAGCACTCACATTTTGACTCGCGAGGGTGCAAATGCATAAcccaccgaggaaacaaaattcTTAATGTTTCTGTCTGTGCAATATTTTGAAAGGGTCCCTTTCAGAAGAAGTTGACGCATTGACGCTCCCAGGGAAGATCTACACAGCGCTGATTGGTTCATAAGTAACCCGCACGTGATTtcttaacaaagggaaaggaatgtgtggctcgtttcagcagacgctcgttCGGGAGGAACGCGTGATGAAGAGAGTCTGCGTAGGAGGATATCTAGTCATTAGAGTTATTAGAAATTAAAGTGGTTGATCTTGTATTAAAAACAAGGCAGTTTTTACGGGCGCTTACTTTTTTAATAACATGGGTGTCAAATTACTCCTTATTTTTGGCGTGAAATTACAATGCTGctatggcaacttttcctacagtggCGTCTTATGAACATAATTTGTCATCCATGATATTTAATAGCTAATAGAATGGTCTACCgatgaaattagggaataatttcacgcgcgttttgtccaaaatgaaataatttcctGAACCTTTATactccctaatttcactcgtcaccatttgattatcgATACAAATTTACAGGACGCAAAAATTAAGCACGTTTAGGGAACATTTGTAGCGACATTTATCTCTAGCCAAATAGGCGACAGGTGGGCTGGACTGAATGAGCGACAAAGCGACATCAGAatctccaggtgatctggtgacgtaattcggacgACTGGGGAGaacaattttaacgccgtatcccacaaccgcgcgcgaccttattttcgaattcaactggcggaggcgaggttagatcttgtcgggtctacttgaatgttcattcagtaacaggaaaatgtggtagacacgtaatgatctattgagttttggcgatggcaatactgcagggagtttggaaagaacacctaaggccgcgcgcggttgtgggatacggcgttaaaattttttctTCCCGGTCCTCCAAAtgacgtcaccagatcacctggcttaGATTACCCATGGAAACCAATCTGAAAGCATACGGATGAACATGACAGTTGCAGATAATCGCAGTTAAGCACAAACGTGAATAATATATTGCAAagaaaacctctaaaaagactCCAGGCTTGAATGGGTCTCTAACCCATAACCGTGATTGAGCAAGGTTAACCAGTTGCCCGCGTCTTACCGGTGGTAACTGGTGAAGTCGCTCCCGGGCACTCCAGCTTCAACCGTGAAAATCCCGCGACTTACCGGTAACCATGGGAAAGCGATACCAAGAACGCCGATGGTTGTTGTTGGCTGGGATTAATATTTTAGTGTTCGTTTACTTTATCACAAGTTTTTATTTCACTGGAACTCAAGAAGTACCTGATCTTAGGAAGTATGAAGGGTTACCAATTATTTCGCCTGTGATACAACCACTGGTCCGCCTACAAGAAAACCTGTTCCTTTTAATAATCGTTTCTTCATCCCCAAACAAACGAATAAACGCAGAAAGGAGAAACATGATTCGCAAGACGTGGGCAAATTCCAACGGAGCTCATCTACCTAACGATGCCACATTTGAAATTGTATTTATGATGGGCAAAGGAGTGACAAGTGAAATGAATCTAGTAATCAAGGAGGAGGAACAGAAATATGGCGACTTGCTTATTGGCGATTACGAGGACAGTTATAGAAATATCTCAACGAAACTTCTCATGGCATTTTACTGGGCTACCAAGATCAAATGCAATTATGtcttgaaaacagatgatgATGTTTATGTGGATATTGCTAAGCTGGTTACATGGTTGCAAGGTCAAGGCGAAAAAGAATCGTTATATGGAGGCGTTACCCTCGACACGAACGTTGTCAGAAAAAAATCCCACAGACATTATGTCAGCCCCAGTGATCTTGCTTTGGATCGCTACCCTGTGTTTTGCAAGGGTTTCATGTATGTCCTGTCGTGGAAATTAATTCCAAAAATGGTGCATCTGTCAAGACAGATTGGGAGAATTGGACCAGACGATGCTTATGTCGGCATTTTGGCCCACCAGCTTGGAGTGAAGCCAGTCCATATAccatattttcttcaaaatactCAGATGCCTTTTTTGATTGATTATTTCATCAGCACCTGTGAGTTGCAAATGCTTATTGGAATTGGTGATTCACTCACCCCAGATCAACTGTATTACATTCATAAACTTAAAACACTTCCAAACAGTGCAAGTGTTTCAACTGCATCATGTGTTGATTTCCATGTTAAGTTTTGGGTTTTAATACTTTCTTTGTGTGCACTGCTGTTCATATTTTTATGGAGACGAACAAGAAGACGGAGAAGCATATGACAACAGGTGCAACATTCTTCCTCTTAGTTCTTTTACCTCTTGTTTTTTATATGTGCTTgaattgtttgaaaataaagaCAAAGAATTTTGATTAAGATCACATGTTTGGCCACCAACATCTGGTAGAAATTAAGTTGCAATATTTATGATAATAATATGATTTATTGGGGATACAAATCACGGATTGCTTTTATGTATATACATCTACCAAGGTAATGGCATCTGTTTACTAACATTACACTGTATTTTAGCCCGTTGCTCAAGCAACATATGAAGACACATTACCTCATTGATaaaacggttttcaattgagtgttgaaagtaattagcgaataattgctttg
Above is a window of Montipora capricornis isolate CH-2021 chromosome 6, ASM3666992v2, whole genome shotgun sequence DNA encoding:
- the LOC138054594 gene encoding UDP-GalNAc:beta-1,3-N-acetylgalactosaminyltransferase 1-like — translated: MGKRYQERRWLLLAGINILVFVYFITSFYFTGTQEVPDLRKYEGLPIISPVIQPLVRLQENLFLLIIVSSSPNKRINAERRNMIRKTWANSNGAHLPNDATFEIVFMMGKGVTSEMNLVIKEEEQKYGDLLIGDYEDSYRNISTKLLMAFYWATKIKCNYVLKTDDDVYVDIAKLVTWLQGQGEKESLYGGVTLDTNVVRKKSHRHYVSPSDLALDRYPVFCKGFMYVLSWKLIPKMVHLSRQIGRIGPDDAYVGILAHQLGVKPVHIPYFLQNTQMPFLIDYFISTCELQMLIGIGDSLTPDQLYYIHKLKTLPNSASVSTASCVDFHVKFWVLILSLCALLFIFLWRRTRRRRSI